The Mytilus trossulus isolate FHL-02 chromosome 3, PNRI_Mtr1.1.1.hap1, whole genome shotgun sequence genome contains a region encoding:
- the LOC134709668 gene encoding uncharacterized protein LOC134709668 — MRRRSITDSLNVKINIPADDLKPEPLHEDEFFETHRDSADQLNKLVEDDSTPDHSPTGSDLLLTKGTEKIDRESVHSNKKWIIKYVILPSMICVILLILFVYVLYTIKTDSHVHEGHNQSKNNMTQSEDMNTV; from the coding sequence ATGAGACGAAGATCTATTACAGatagtttaaatgtaaaaatcaacattCCAGCAGATGATTTGAAACCAGAACCACTACACGAGGATGAGTTTTTTGAAACCCACAGAGATAGTGCAGATCAATTGAACAAACTGGTTGAAGACGATTCAACTCCAGACCATAGTCCAACAGGAAGTGATTTATTACTAACAAAAGGCACCGAAAAGATAGACAGAGAAAGTGttcattcaaacaaaaaatggaTTATTAAATATGTAATTCTCCCGTCGATGATTTGTGTGATTCTGTTAATACTCTTTGTATATGTACTTTATACCATTAAAACAGATAGCCATGTTCATGAAGGCCACAACCAATCAAAG